Proteins encoded by one window of Streptococcus sanguinis:
- a CDS encoding LicD family protein yields the protein MRGTSKIEWELALGERFSPMYQKITDDKLKVLQKAYLQMYKKFDAECRRHHIHSYMVAGTLIGSLRHGGYIPWDDDIDLVMFREDYNRLQEIFADSEDFELISPADATDSVFKVLKLQSKSLTYYDVLGEGFSKKKHLYLDMLPIDFVPENNILRKLKGLLFRALDLSHNSSRCYTKFTPHLTYMAKESKELRQNLWIRRLIGFPSFIMGPANMYKLMEKLIQSNKKTSKITIAYGVKGYLGETIDYESFYPAKKYSFEGYEFDGPNDADKYLTNRYGDYMTPPEKKEQTERHVRLRDNWVELIEGR from the coding sequence ATGAGAGGAACCAGTAAGATTGAATGGGAGTTGGCTTTGGGAGAACGCTTCAGCCCCATGTATCAGAAAATTACGGATGATAAATTAAAGGTTTTACAAAAAGCCTATTTACAAATGTATAAAAAATTTGATGCAGAGTGTCGTCGGCATCATATTCATTCCTACATGGTTGCAGGGACCTTGATTGGCTCTTTGCGGCATGGGGGCTATATCCCTTGGGACGATGATATCGACTTGGTGATGTTCCGAGAGGACTACAATCGTCTGCAGGAAATCTTTGCGGACAGCGAGGACTTTGAGTTGATCTCTCCTGCGGATGCGACAGACAGTGTCTTTAAGGTTCTAAAGCTGCAGAGCAAGTCACTGACCTACTATGATGTTTTGGGAGAAGGTTTCAGTAAAAAGAAACATCTTTATCTTGATATGCTGCCAATTGACTTTGTCCCAGAGAATAACATACTTCGCAAGCTCAAGGGCCTTCTGTTCAGAGCCTTGGATTTGTCACATAACAGCTCGCGCTGCTATACGAAGTTTACTCCGCATCTGACCTATATGGCTAAAGAATCCAAAGAACTCAGACAAAATCTTTGGATCAGAAGACTGATAGGCTTCCCTTCTTTTATCATGGGGCCGGCTAATATGTATAAGTTGATGGAAAAACTCATCCAGTCTAATAAGAAGACTTCAAAAATAACCATTGCTTATGGTGTAAAAGGCTATTTGGGAGAGACTATTGACTATGAAAGTTTCTATCCAGCTAAGAAGTATTCCTTCGAAGGCTATGAGTTCGACGGACCGAATGATGCGGACAAGTATCTGACCAATCGCTATGGTGATTACATGACACCGCCTGAAAAAAAAGAACAGACAGAACGTCATGTCAGACTGAGAGATAATTGGGTTGAATTAATAGAAGGAAGATAA
- a CDS encoding O-antigen polymerase has protein sequence MVFLLILGGLFLLFLTIKTVGRDYANPAFIYLAIWMIASIFTAFYSSKWGEGLSLITVTVIFVGNAIFLMGVLLSSNLFAERKLDAKPSQIKVSNFFIILVLLFLAYAVRFIYSDLLYLAAQSKQVPGGLFKTIELARHMTTNYDFSLSRLSLNLLRVNFSLGIVFFYFFCESLFSGKDGIFYKGKLLLVSLISLGISLLSTGRTELLGLVAGYAIVYMLFFSKYYSWRDSRYGVKLFRSLLIIGFVFLVLFMAVGTFVLNRVDSRAEFGILDNLVKYMGSPIQALDYYLKNPTLYSDNQVFGENTLIAIYGTLKSLGLSSHELTPFLPVVHFNDDKTNVYTIYYYFIKDFGYFSVLIFQLLYGFFYGSFYYSIKKRYFTPLKVIVFALFAYPLVISFFQETLLSLLTTHINRIIYAFVIYMAADLLSRVRFTTRGRKVSV, from the coding sequence ATGGTTTTTTTACTAATTTTGGGTGGCCTTTTCCTATTGTTTTTGACAATCAAAACAGTAGGGAGAGACTATGCTAACCCGGCTTTTATATACTTGGCAATATGGATGATAGCAAGCATTTTTACTGCATTTTATTCATCCAAATGGGGAGAGGGACTTTCTCTGATAACGGTCACTGTTATCTTTGTTGGGAATGCCATTTTTTTAATGGGAGTCCTCTTATCATCGAATTTGTTTGCTGAGAGGAAGTTGGATGCCAAACCTAGTCAAATAAAGGTGAGTAATTTTTTCATTATTTTAGTTCTCTTGTTTTTGGCTTATGCGGTCAGGTTTATTTATTCCGATTTGCTTTACTTGGCGGCGCAGAGCAAGCAGGTACCTGGGGGATTGTTTAAAACCATTGAATTGGCTCGGCATATGACTACAAATTATGATTTCTCTCTTAGTCGCCTTAGCCTCAATTTGCTGCGAGTTAACTTTTCCTTAGGAATTGTTTTCTTCTACTTTTTCTGTGAATCTCTTTTTTCAGGAAAAGATGGCATTTTCTACAAGGGCAAGTTACTGCTGGTTAGTCTGATTTCTTTAGGTATTTCCCTTTTGTCTACTGGGCGTACGGAGTTGCTGGGCTTGGTTGCAGGCTATGCTATTGTGTATATGCTGTTTTTCTCGAAGTATTATTCGTGGAGAGACAGTAGGTATGGTGTGAAGCTTTTTCGCTCTTTGCTGATAATTGGCTTTGTATTCCTTGTCTTATTCATGGCGGTTGGAACCTTTGTCCTCAATCGAGTGGATAGTCGGGCAGAGTTCGGAATTTTGGACAATTTGGTTAAATATATGGGTTCTCCCATCCAGGCTTTAGACTATTATCTGAAAAATCCTACTCTTTATAGCGATAATCAAGTCTTTGGAGAAAATACTCTTATTGCTATCTATGGAACATTGAAATCCCTCGGTCTGTCTAGCCATGAGCTGACCCCTTTCTTGCCTGTTGTTCATTTTAACGACGATAAAACCAATGTTTACACAATTTATTACTACTTTATCAAGGATTTTGGTTATTTTTCAGTCCTTATCTTTCAGCTTTTATATGGCTTCTTTTACGGAAGTTTCTACTATTCTATCAAAAAACGCTATTTCACCCCGCTAAAGGTTATTGTTTTCGCTTTATTTGCGTATCCTTTGGTCATTTCATTCTTTCAGGAAACGTTGCTGTCATTGCTGACAACCCATATTAATCGGATTATCTATGCTTTTGTGATTTATATGGCAGCTGATTTACTGAGTAGAGTACGATTTACAACGAGAGGAAGGAAAGTATCGGTATGA
- a CDS encoding glycosyltransferase, whose translation MSVYQKENPDFLRKSLNSVLIEQSRKPDELVLVEDGPLTEELYQTIQDFKETFPEMKVLPLKENVGLGEALHRGVEACSYDWIARMDTDDIATPDRFQQQVDYIEQHPQLDVLGGNIIEFDAEPDQIVAEKQMPLSHEEIIKRLQRRNPFCHMTVFFKKSSVLKAGNYKPLPLVEDYYLWARMAAQGCRFANLNRVLVYARVGNGMHTRRSQTDQIASWKVVNTFLLSHGMLNRGQYYQNMLMIRAFVGTPIWIKAFIYKYLLRRK comes from the coding sequence ATGTCTGTCTATCAGAAGGAGAATCCGGATTTCTTAAGAAAGAGCCTAAATAGCGTTCTTATAGAGCAGAGCCGCAAGCCAGATGAGCTTGTCCTTGTAGAGGATGGGCCGCTGACAGAAGAGCTTTATCAGACGATTCAAGATTTCAAGGAAACATTTCCAGAGATGAAAGTTCTACCTTTAAAGGAAAATGTCGGATTGGGAGAAGCTTTGCATCGGGGAGTTGAGGCTTGCTCTTATGATTGGATTGCAAGAATGGATACAGATGACATTGCGACACCGGATCGTTTTCAACAACAAGTTGACTATATTGAGCAGCATCCACAGTTAGATGTTCTGGGTGGCAATATTATAGAATTTGACGCGGAACCAGATCAAATAGTAGCAGAGAAACAAATGCCGCTTTCCCATGAAGAAATTATCAAAAGGTTGCAGCGGAGAAATCCTTTCTGTCACATGACGGTATTTTTCAAGAAATCATCTGTTTTAAAAGCAGGCAATTACAAGCCCCTGCCTTTAGTGGAAGACTATTATCTTTGGGCGAGAATGGCTGCTCAGGGATGTCGTTTCGCTAATCTTAATCGGGTCTTGGTTTATGCTCGTGTCGGAAATGGCATGCATACGAGAAGAAGCCAGACAGATCAGATTGCCAGCTGGAAAGTAGTCAATACTTTTTTGCTGTCACATGGTATGTTGAACCGAGGGCAATATTATCAAAATATGTTGATGATTCGTGCTTTTGTGGGAACGCCTATTTGGATAAAAGCGTTCATTTATAAGTATCTGCTTAGAAGAAAGTAA
- a CDS encoding NAD-dependent epimerase/dehydratase family protein: MHKFLVDMGNNTILQKDMEDLAAVSPILRELSNVTVLVTGATGLIGRHCISALMALNDLYDANVRVVALARNQKKAEDLFQDFLHSENLQLVYADLLSDWQIEEDLDYIIHGASATDSSFFVEHPVETIVLAINGTKKLLELAKNKQVRSMVYLSSLEVYGTTNSDASSINEKDYGYLDPTSVRSSYSESKRMAESLCVGYRHQYQVPVKMARLSQTFGPGVSYEDNRVFAQFARAVLEKSDIILRTKGETVRNYCYTKDAIEAIFYILLKGQAGQAYNVANKETAISIREMAEMVIELSGSNETKLVFDLAEDVEKLGYNPTVKIRLNTDKLENLGWQAHTDLETMFLRLIESMASDRKK; the protein is encoded by the coding sequence ATGCACAAATTTTTGGTTGATATGGGCAATAATACGATTTTACAAAAGGATATGGAAGACCTAGCTGCTGTCAGTCCTATTCTCAGAGAACTGAGCAATGTTACAGTCTTGGTAACCGGAGCAACCGGACTTATAGGCAGACACTGTATTTCCGCTTTGATGGCTTTAAATGATTTGTACGATGCCAATGTCAGAGTAGTGGCCTTGGCGCGAAATCAGAAAAAAGCGGAAGATCTATTTCAAGATTTTTTACATAGTGAGAATCTGCAGCTAGTGTATGCTGACTTGCTGTCAGATTGGCAGATAGAGGAGGATTTGGATTATATTATCCATGGAGCCAGTGCGACGGACTCCTCTTTTTTCGTTGAGCATCCTGTGGAGACAATTGTTCTAGCCATAAATGGAACGAAAAAACTGCTGGAGCTGGCTAAAAACAAGCAGGTTCGCAGTATGGTCTATCTCTCTTCTCTGGAAGTCTATGGGACGACAAATTCAGATGCTTCCAGCATTAACGAGAAAGATTACGGTTATTTGGATCCAACCAGTGTCCGTAGCAGTTATTCGGAAAGCAAGCGCATGGCAGAGTCCTTGTGTGTAGGCTATCGTCATCAGTATCAGGTGCCAGTGAAAATGGCTCGTTTGTCACAAACTTTTGGCCCAGGTGTGAGCTATGAAGACAACAGAGTTTTTGCACAGTTTGCGCGTGCTGTCCTTGAAAAGAGTGATATTATTCTCCGAACTAAAGGGGAGACTGTTCGGAACTACTGCTATACCAAAGATGCCATTGAAGCCATATTTTACATTCTGCTGAAGGGCCAAGCGGGTCAAGCTTATAATGTCGCCAATAAAGAGACGGCTATTTCCATTCGTGAGATGGCGGAAATGGTTATTGAACTAAGTGGTAGCAATGAAACGAAGTTGGTCTTTGATTTGGCAGAAGATGTGGAAAAGCTAGGCTATAATCCGACAGTTAAGATTCGTCTTAATACGGACAAGCTTGAGAATTTAGGCTGGCAAGCTCATACTGATTTAGAAACCATGTTTTTACGGTTAATTGAGAGCATGGCGTCAGATAGGAAGAAATAG
- the ispD gene encoding 2-C-methyl-D-erythritol 4-phosphate cytidylyltransferase — MTTSALIFAGGTGSRMNTKTLPKQFLELHGKPIIIHTIEHFEDHPAVSDIVVVCVDGWLDYCRDLLARFNIKKVSQVVPGGETGQMSIFNGLSVLREKYKNDDDYVLIHDGVRPLIDGGIISKNIEAAKKYGAAITVKPVIETVIQVDEADVINQVIERSTCQTAVAPQTFALSKIHSLHLKAQAENQFDMTDSATLARYFGLPLHTVMGGSENIKITTPSDFYIFRAIYEARENAQIFG, encoded by the coding sequence ATGACGACATCAGCTCTGATATTCGCAGGCGGCACAGGCAGCCGCATGAATACCAAGACCTTACCCAAGCAGTTTTTAGAGTTGCATGGTAAGCCTATTATAATTCATACGATTGAGCACTTTGAAGACCATCCGGCAGTATCGGACATTGTGGTTGTCTGTGTAGACGGCTGGCTGGATTATTGCAGAGATTTATTAGCTCGATTCAATATTAAAAAAGTCAGTCAAGTGGTTCCTGGTGGAGAGACTGGACAAATGTCTATTTTTAATGGTCTATCTGTCTTACGGGAAAAGTACAAGAACGATGACGACTATGTGTTGATTCATGATGGTGTTCGCCCCTTGATTGACGGGGGAATCATTTCTAAAAATATTGAAGCAGCCAAAAAGTATGGGGCAGCTATTACGGTTAAGCCGGTTATCGAAACGGTCATTCAGGTCGACGAGGCGGATGTTATTAATCAGGTAATTGAGCGTTCCACTTGTCAGACAGCTGTCGCCCCTCAAACCTTCGCGCTTTCAAAGATTCACTCCCTACATTTAAAAGCTCAGGCAGAGAATCAGTTTGATATGACGGATTCTGCGACACTGGCTCGTTATTTTGGACTCCCTCTGCATACAGTCATGGGGGGCAGCGAAAATATCAAAATTACGACTCCATCTGATTTTTATATCTTTAGAGCTATTTACGAAGCGCGTGAAAATGCACAAATTTTTGGTTGA
- a CDS encoding lipopolysaccharide biosynthesis protein — MSGGFKKIIANFSYVVLSNLLTVIVSSLVVLILPKIMGVEEYGYWQLYIFYLSYAGFVHLGWVDGIYLRYGGLEYDELDKEKFFSQFLMLLIYLTGIGILFLLGTSAFIRDESSRFVFTLLVYTMLVTNLRFLFVYVLQMTNRLKESSYVVSGDRLLYLLLLLVFIFVGFRDFKIMVYADLIGRVVSLFYAMYLCRDMALRPLNQFKLDIRETVCNIAVGINLMLSNVASMLIIGTVRMGIQKVWNIATFGKVSLTLSISNLLMTFINAIGLVIFPILKRTDESKLPKIYNQLRNVLMVLMFGVLLLYYPLKIALDSWLPAYRESLIFMALVFPMSVYEGKMALLINTYLKALRMERQIFKVNVIAMLLSFATTLIFAVSLRNLNATVLSIVLLLATRSILAELILAKRMQIEVVKDIWIELLMTLVFIASNWFLSVYLAAAAYGFVYLTYSIYKYQSLKGLLQQLRAR; from the coding sequence TTGTCTGGTGGATTTAAAAAAATAATAGCTAATTTTTCCTATGTTGTCTTGTCCAATTTGCTGACAGTAATAGTTTCTTCTCTGGTTGTCTTGATTTTGCCTAAGATTATGGGTGTAGAGGAGTATGGCTACTGGCAACTCTATATTTTTTATTTATCCTATGCCGGTTTTGTTCATCTGGGCTGGGTGGACGGAATCTACCTTCGCTACGGTGGGTTGGAGTATGATGAGCTGGATAAAGAAAAGTTTTTCTCTCAGTTTCTCATGCTTTTGATCTATCTGACAGGGATTGGAATTTTATTTTTATTAGGAACTTCTGCCTTTATTAGAGATGAGAGCAGTCGGTTTGTTTTTACACTTTTGGTTTATACCATGTTGGTCACCAATCTGCGCTTTCTCTTTGTTTACGTTCTGCAGATGACTAATCGACTAAAGGAGAGTTCCTATGTTGTTAGTGGAGACCGACTCCTCTATTTACTGCTTTTGCTGGTCTTTATTTTTGTAGGTTTTCGAGATTTCAAGATTATGGTCTATGCAGATTTGATTGGTAGAGTTGTTTCTCTTTTTTATGCTATGTATCTATGCCGAGATATGGCCCTGCGACCTCTCAATCAGTTTAAACTTGATATACGGGAAACGGTTTGCAATATTGCTGTCGGTATCAATCTGATGCTATCAAATGTAGCCAGTATGCTCATTATCGGGACGGTTCGAATGGGGATTCAAAAGGTATGGAACATTGCTACATTTGGGAAAGTATCCTTGACCCTGAGCATTTCCAATCTGCTGATGACCTTTATCAACGCTATCGGTTTGGTCATCTTTCCGATTTTGAAACGGACGGACGAAAGCAAGTTGCCTAAGATTTACAATCAGTTGCGGAATGTCCTTATGGTTCTTATGTTTGGAGTGCTTTTGCTGTATTATCCTCTGAAAATAGCTTTGGACAGCTGGCTACCGGCTTACAGAGAGTCCTTGATATTTATGGCTCTGGTCTTTCCTATGTCTGTCTACGAGGGCAAGATGGCTCTGCTTATCAATACCTACTTAAAAGCCTTGCGAATGGAGAGGCAGATTTTTAAAGTAAATGTTATTGCCATGCTTTTAAGCTTTGCTACTACCTTGATTTTTGCAGTTTCTCTGCGCAATCTGAATGCTACAGTGCTGTCTATCGTGCTATTGCTGGCGACTAGGAGTATATTGGCAGAGCTAATCTTAGCCAAAAGGATGCAGATCGAGGTTGTCAAAGATATCTGGATTGAGTTGCTAATGACACTTGTATTTATTGCTTCGAATTGGTTTTTATCAGTTTATCTAGCTGCAGCAGCCTACGGTTTTGTCTATCTGACCTATAGCATTTACAAATACCAAAGTTTGAAAGGCCTGCTCCAGCAATTGCGGGCTCGTTGA
- a CDS encoding glycosyltransferase family 2 protein, with protein sequence MISVVMATYNGAEFILEQLDSIRTQKLKPDQVIICDDCSTDQTVALIRDYITKHQLTDWQLIENQENLGHYRTFIKLASLAEHDIVFFADQDDKWLPDKTAALQKVLLETDVAMVYGQSYLIDQNGQVIKEPKVSGECRERNLAWLLKNWPSGYQTAFRKSVLTDILQQQYTDYPGFDYHDVLFGMLAPLYGKVVCLDKLLDQHRIHQANVTQSASSLSFNKTRLSRINYLQKVISRYESVKKIAEERQISEADHRKLARALALTNLRLKLLQSRNPFWALGLMFQIREYRTIKDFISDLVYTYSLNGVARRLLKKFGR encoded by the coding sequence ATGATTTCTGTCGTGATGGCGACCTATAATGGGGCGGAGTTTATTTTGGAGCAACTAGACTCTATCCGCACTCAAAAGCTGAAGCCTGATCAGGTCATTATCTGTGATGACTGTTCGACAGATCAGACAGTGGCGCTAATCAGGGACTACATCACCAAGCATCAACTGACGGATTGGCAGCTGATTGAAAATCAGGAAAATTTAGGTCATTATCGAACTTTTATAAAATTAGCGAGTTTGGCTGAGCACGATATTGTTTTTTTCGCTGATCAGGATGATAAATGGCTGCCTGATAAAACAGCTGCCTTGCAGAAAGTACTGTTAGAAACAGACGTTGCTATGGTGTATGGCCAGTCTTACTTGATTGATCAAAATGGTCAGGTCATCAAAGAGCCCAAGGTTTCAGGAGAATGTCGAGAAAGAAATCTAGCTTGGCTTCTGAAAAATTGGCCGTCAGGTTATCAGACAGCTTTTAGAAAGTCGGTACTGACAGATATTTTGCAGCAGCAGTATACGGATTATCCTGGATTTGACTATCATGATGTTTTATTTGGTATGCTGGCTCCATTGTATGGAAAAGTTGTTTGCTTGGACAAGCTTCTAGATCAGCATCGCATTCATCAGGCGAATGTAACCCAGTCTGCGTCGTCGCTCAGTTTTAATAAAACAAGGTTATCTAGGATTAACTATTTACAGAAGGTCATCAGTCGCTATGAGTCCGTGAAAAAAATCGCAGAGGAGCGACAGATTTCTGAGGCGGATCATCGCAAGCTTGCTAGGGCTTTGGCCTTGACCAATCTTAGACTGAAATTATTACAGTCTAGAAATCCATTTTGGGCTTTGGGCCTGATGTTTCAAATAAGGGAGTATCGAACAATAAAAGATTTCATCAGTGATTTGGTATACACCTATTCACTGAATGGAGTTGCTAGGAGATTATTGAAAAAGTTTGGGAGGTAA
- a CDS encoding sugar transferase, with protein MYKFFKRTLDIVLSFIGMIVLSPFFLLLVIAIKLDSKGPVLFKQKRVGLHKKHFYILKFRTMRIDTPKDTPTHLLENPEQWITKVGKFLRKTSLDELPQIWNIFVGDMSIIGPRPALWNQYDLIEERDRYGANDVLPGLTGWAQIHGRDELPIAKKAELDGYYVQHLSFGLDVRCFFGTIKSVAKSEGVVEGGTGNMEKKD; from the coding sequence ATGTATAAATTTTTTAAACGAACATTAGATATAGTCTTGTCATTCATAGGAATGATTGTCTTATCACCGTTTTTTCTACTTCTAGTAATCGCTATTAAATTGGATTCAAAAGGACCAGTTTTGTTCAAACAGAAGCGGGTCGGTCTGCATAAGAAACACTTCTATATTTTGAAATTCAGAACGATGCGAATTGACACACCTAAAGATACCCCAACTCATTTGCTGGAAAATCCTGAGCAATGGATTACAAAGGTTGGGAAGTTTCTTAGGAAGACATCTCTGGATGAGTTGCCTCAGATTTGGAATATTTTTGTCGGTGACATGAGTATCATAGGTCCAAGACCGGCTCTTTGGAATCAGTATGATTTGATTGAAGAGCGAGACCGCTATGGAGCTAATGATGTTTTGCCAGGTCTGACAGGATGGGCTCAGATTCACGGGCGAGATGAGTTGCCGATTGCTAAGAAAGCTGAATTGGACGGCTACTACGTCCAGCATTTGTCTTTTGGATTGGATGTCCGCTGTTTTTTTGGCACCATTAAGAGTGTTGCTAAGAGCGAAGGCGTTGTCGAAGGCGGCACGGGAAATATGGAAAAGAAAGATTAA
- a CDS encoding acyltransferase family protein, with amino-acid sequence MKTENTTLHAFKALACFSIVSLHFLLPGQFGVFYQIVARFAVPFFMMLSGYFSFNICRDKVKYRLKQMLLLTAASLLFYTIVHFVNLVLTRELTEKMASIDLSDFTNFFLFNSPRDLIGSAATPIWYLLAISYIYTLYLVFYKHFHRLTSFGVSLFLLVLAFCIEFNISGTLYYRNFLFMGLPFFILGMQFAKHRDRILAYDLSSVRKWAIGLGIAGLILLEYCFMGTEYDLYPSTLFSSSAIFFYAVRNGTDIDIPILNNIAKRYATMIYIIHPFIIFIFRSIMPRNTIYSFGFFIIFLLSYLLSIAFQKTIRPRLISALPAQ; translated from the coding sequence ATGAAGACTGAAAACACAACTTTGCACGCTTTCAAGGCCCTAGCTTGCTTTAGTATTGTTTCCTTACACTTTCTGTTGCCGGGGCAATTTGGCGTTTTTTATCAAATTGTGGCCCGCTTTGCAGTTCCCTTTTTCATGATGCTGTCGGGCTATTTTTCCTTTAATATTTGCAGGGATAAGGTCAAGTATCGTCTCAAGCAGATGCTTCTTTTGACAGCTGCCAGTCTCCTATTTTACACGATTGTTCATTTTGTCAACCTAGTGCTGACCAGAGAACTAACAGAAAAGATGGCATCTATAGACCTGTCTGATTTTACAAACTTTTTCCTCTTTAACAGTCCCAGAGACTTGATTGGCTCAGCTGCTACACCGATCTGGTATTTGCTGGCGATTTCTTATATCTACACGCTTTATCTGGTTTTTTATAAGCATTTTCACCGCTTAACTAGCTTTGGTGTGTCCTTATTCTTGTTGGTTCTGGCTTTTTGTATTGAGTTCAATATTAGTGGCACTCTGTACTATCGCAACTTCTTGTTTATGGGTCTTCCCTTTTTCATTTTAGGCATGCAGTTTGCCAAGCATCGAGATCGGATTTTAGCCTACGACTTGTCTTCTGTCAGGAAATGGGCGATTGGCTTGGGAATAGCAGGCTTGATTCTGCTTGAGTACTGTTTCATGGGCACGGAGTATGACCTCTATCCTAGTACCCTTTTCTCGTCCAGTGCAATTTTCTTCTATGCGGTCAGAAATGGGACTGATATTGATATTCCGATTTTGAATAATATAGCCAAGAGATATGCCACCATGATTTATATCATTCATCCCTTCATTATCTTCATTTTCAGGTCGATAATGCCTCGGAATACCATTTATAGTTTTGGCTTTTTTATCATTTTCTTACTGTCTTACTTGCTGAGCATAGCTTTTCAGAAAACCATCAGACCCAGACTTATCAGTGCACTTCCGGCTCAGTGA
- a CDS encoding NAD-dependent epimerase/dehydratase family protein, with protein sequence MKRILITGEGSYIGRSFKRYVSSREDVQVDELDVRGEAWKEKDFSPFDVILHLAAIVHISNPSKEMESEYKQVNTQLPYELAQKANREGVKQFIFMSSMSVYGEVLGDRVITKETQERPDSFYGKSKLAAEQLLAELESEDFKLAVLRPPMVYGYQAKGNYKRLSKLAQKLPVFPLVQNERSMIYIDNLCEFIRLIVQNQDSGVFYPQNQDYVNTSQLVKEIKRTHGQRVALLPAFNWILKGLSHHVSTLNKLFSDLTYEKEMSSYPQSYQVANFRRSIEKTEKGN encoded by the coding sequence ATGAAAAGAATATTAATTACGGGAGAGGGTAGCTATATCGGCCGGAGCTTTAAGAGGTATGTTTCTTCACGAGAGGATGTTCAGGTTGATGAGTTGGATGTCCGCGGAGAAGCCTGGAAGGAGAAAGATTTTTCGCCTTTTGATGTAATTTTACATTTGGCGGCGATTGTCCATATCTCCAACCCATCAAAAGAGATGGAGTCGGAATATAAGCAAGTCAATACTCAGCTACCGTATGAATTGGCTCAAAAGGCTAATCGCGAAGGCGTCAAACAGTTTATCTTTATGAGCAGCATGAGCGTCTATGGCGAAGTTTTGGGAGACCGTGTTATCACAAAGGAGACACAAGAACGTCCTGATTCTTTTTATGGCAAAAGCAAACTAGCTGCTGAGCAACTTCTGGCGGAATTGGAAAGCGAAGATTTCAAATTGGCAGTGTTACGGCCGCCCATGGTTTATGGTTATCAAGCTAAGGGAAATTATAAGCGACTGTCAAAGTTGGCTCAGAAGCTACCAGTCTTCCCTTTGGTACAGAACGAACGTAGTATGATTTATATTGACAATCTTTGTGAGTTTATCAGACTGATTGTTCAGAATCAAGACAGTGGTGTCTTCTATCCTCAAAATCAGGACTATGTCAATACCTCTCAGCTAGTCAAAGAAATAAAAAGGACTCATGGCCAGAGAGTAGCCTTGCTGCCTGCATTTAACTGGATTTTAAAAGGACTGTCTCACCATGTTTCGACTCTGAATAAGCTGTTTTCAGATTTAACTTATGAAAAAGAGATGTCTAGCTATCCTCAGTCTTATCAGGTGGCAAATTTTAGGAGGTCTATTGAGAAGACGGAGAAGGGAAACTAG